GATACGCGAGGAACGCTTGCGGGACATGTCCACGGTCGCACTCGACTGCTCGTCGGTGGGGggcggagagaagagaagcaccGTGCAGCCGGCCCGGACACAGAGCTCGAGGTAGCGAAAGAGCGACCGGAACGCGCCATCCCTCGGCccctgcgcggcggccgcccaCATGGAGTCGAGAAAGCGTACGGGGAATCCAGTGAAGTCGCCGAGGGCCTCCATGGCGTCGGCGAGGCACGTCGCCGCGTATGAGCCAAGCGACTTGGCATACGCCTtttcgagcagctgcacccaCAGCCGGCGCGGGTCCTCGGCACAGCTCGCAAACAGCGGTCCTCTCAGCGACGCAGGCACGTAGTCGTCGACAAGGTAGGTGTGCCACCACCCattgtgcagcagcgtcactCGGTAGCAGCCCTGCGACCTCTCCATCTTGCCCACGTGCGCGCTCACGGGGTGGCGGAACATCCACCGCACATGGGCCGGGaactgcgccaccgccgccatcgcagccACCACCGTGTGGTTGCTCAGGTCACCCTGCTTCACCAGGAAACACGAAATCTCGCCGCGGAATAGACGCGTCTGCGACACCTCGGCCAGGTAGATGTACTCCTCCGGCCGCCGCCATGTGACGGCCGGTATGACGACCGCGTCGAACTCAGGGCGATACAGGCTCTCCGAACTCGGGCGGAAGTTGAGGTCTGTGAAGCGGAGGTTGTTCTTGAGACAGCACTTCAGGTACGCCTGCTGGTCGGAGGCTCGGCTCCACTTGCCAAGTGCCTTGCGCACAGCGTTGATCTCGGCGTTGATCTTGCGCAGCGACTGCGTCACCGACGGCGAGACGTAATCGCGCGGCACTGGCACTCGCTTTGCCATGAAGTGAGGCATATGCGCCACCCCACTCATGAAAAAGTTCGTCTCCTCCGGCAATACGGCGATCGTAATCTCCGTCTCGCCGGTACTGGCGACGGGGGAGAGCATGGCACGTTCGTTGATCTTCTCGTTGCCGCGCAGATGGCACTGCACGCGTACAACCATCACCTCCTGCAGGGTATCGTTGTAGAAGTGGTACTCGCCTTTTGGGGTCTTGATCTTGTACAGCATGCCCTCCGAAAAACCCCGAGTGACGAGACCGGAGACGCTCGGCTGTCCAAAATTGAAGCGGCTGGATGGTGTGTAGGGCGCCGGGAAGTAATTGAGGTCATCAAACTCATCCATATCGGCATCATCGTCGTCTCCCTTGTCACAGCCGTCCGTCTCCTCAATCTGCTgcaagaggcgctgcgcctccgtcaGGCCTTCCCCTGCCCTTGCTGTCTCCGCCTTCTTGTCTGGCGAGTCCACGAGCTGCGGCACTGAAACACTACGGGGGCGGCGGGCACCAACTGCACTGTGCTGTGATGACTcgtgagcaccgccgctggtgaACAAGCAAGCCATCAGCATCTCTTCTTTGCGCTCCAGAAGCTCACGGCACGCCTTCGTGGCGAGGCAGTAGCGCGGCACCGCTTTCTCATGCTCCTCGAGGTAGTCGTAGATGacgtgcagcacctccggaTCGGAGACGGCCTGCACAAAGGCCACCAACTTCTCTGCGGCCATGCGGTTGGCAGGCGAGATGTGCAGGCTGTCGGTAAGACCGTACTGCCGCGTCTCGGGCCGCTCCTCTGACACaaccgaggccgccgcgaGGTTCGATGAGGATTCTGTGATCGCTGCCTTTGTCGCGCTCATCTCCAATGACTCCACTGAGTGATGCCGCCTCCTGCGTCCAGGTGAAGCGTGTGGGGCCTCTTTTTCCGCCGTCTCGCCAGCAACACAACTCGCCTCACTGATCGTTTCCGGTATTGCTGTCGAGGCGAAGCTGGTTCTTCGGGGGCGCGTCCGCTGCTTCGTGCTTCTGTCCAGtgacggctgctgcagcggaagGGCAGTGGTTTTCCTAGCCCGCGTTGACAGCATTGCAATGGTGTCCAGGGACAAAACCGTCGGCCGCGAGTCTGGGAGACTGGTCGGCTCTCCGTTGATATCATCAGCGCCATGCGCACCAGCTGTCGGCGCCTCAACATACGTGTTTGACCGCTGACCACTCGCTGCCTGTCTGGATTCGTGGAGCTGGCCCTTCGCCGCCTGCCATCGTTCCTCCATGGCAGCGGGGGGTGCTTGTGCAAAGCCGTTCGCGGCGGACGAGGGTGGTGTCGCATCGGTAATCGTTGCAGCCTTTGCATTCCTTTTGGAAGGCGAAAGGGTCCCCGCGCGAATCAACGACGGCATATCAGTCGGTAGGGTGGTGCCTGGAGACTGCGACTGCTGCGTCTCAGGCTGCCGCCGGactgtggcggctgccgctgagtCCCTTCGCACATCAGTTTCTGGCCCTTTCCTGCCGTCTAAAGGGGCAatgcgccgcgtcggcacCATGTTGACACGGGCGGCCCGCCTCAGAGGCGAGTTTGCTGTTGCGCCTCTCTGGCCAACGGGGCGGCGATCACccgtcgtcgccggtgctgccATGAAAGGTGCAGGAtcgttggcgctgctggcagcCACGGGTGGAGCTCTTTCTCCTTCTGTGCGGTTTGTCGGGGGCCCGCGGGTGACCTCCTTGTTCACCTTCGGAGCCGCTGTGGGCAAGGCGGTCTGTTTCGTAACGGCAGTCTCAAGTCCTGTAGCGATGCTCGACGGCGGTGCCATGCCCTGAATCGGCAGGGTAAGTAGTCCAGTAGCCCCTGACGAGCTCAAAGACAGGACATCGTCCGCTTCGGCGTCTGTCATTGGGCTGACTGGTCGTCGCTGCGAGACCTCGCGCAGTACCAGCGCTTCCGTGCTGCAATCATCCTCCAGCCACTTAGCAGCCTCGATCTGCAACGACCgggtgcggtgcggcggcggcttctgcTTCTTCTTACGGATACGAGCCACCtccgcggcagaggcggcccCCGGTgccccgccggcgccacacAACCTCGGGTGCAAAGCAAGGGCGTCGCTGCCCTTTGGCGTAAAGTGCGTCGGCACGGCAGGAAGGCCGGCCACCATGGCACCGCTCACCTCGGTGGTGCTTATGGACTGATCATTGCCATGGAGCCGGAACCCTCGTGAAATGCCGGGGAGAGGGCTCAACATGCCAGGCTTCAGAGGCGTCATAACGGTGTCCTGGCGATCTAGAGCAGAAGCCACACTGGGACTGGGGCGGTACCCTGCTGAGCCTACGCGGGACACAGAGTCGAGAAAGTTCGAGTCCACCCCGTACGGGGAATGCGAAACCTCTGAGAAGGGCAGAGAGTCGAAGCTGTCAATGTTCATGACGGCCCAATTCGCACCTTTAAAGGCCCCGACCGGGTCGCTGTAGGACATCTCCGAGTCATCGGATGATGTCGACACTACAGCAAGCGGTATCTTTGGCATGCTGACGCTACCTGTGTATGCTTTCTCTACTGCGCATGAgacgggggagaggaggggggagcgtCCGCGGGGCTACGCGTCGACgcaggctgctgctgagcgggtgaaaaaaaaatgaaaacggcgcacacaaacagcTGCTCTCAAGCATGGGCGGCACGACGGAGGTCAGAGTCGGCCGGGAAGGGGCCAGAAGAAGAGATGAGCAGTGCAAGAGGAACAGCAAGAATACGGGGAGTGCAACTACACAGGGGAAAAAATGGGGGGGGCACGAACGGAACAAGCTAgcaagaaagagaagagtgATGCCGATGATAGGAGGCCCCCTCCGTCCCCTCTTTTGGTTGGTGAGACACCA
This DNA window, taken from Leishmania infantum JPCM5 genome chromosome 31, encodes the following:
- a CDS encoding putative calpain-like protein, encoding MSATKAAITESSSNLAAASVVSEERPETRQYGLTDSLHISPANRMAAEKLVAFVQAVSDPEVLHVIYDYLEEHEKAVPRYCLATKACRELLERKEEMLMACLFTSGGAHESSQHSAVGARRPRSVSVPQLVDSPDKKAETARAGEGLTEAQRLLQQIEETDGCDKGDDDDADMDEFDDLNYFPAPYTPSSRFNFGQPSVSGLVTRGFSEGMLYKIKTPKGEYHFYNDTLQEVMVVRVQCHLRGNEKINERAMLSPVASTGETEITIAVLPEETNFFMSGVAHMPHFMAKRVPVPRDYVSPSVTQSLRKINAEINAVRKALGKWSRASDQQAYLKCCLKNNLRFTDLNFRPSSESLYRPEFDAVVIPAVTWRRPEEYIYLAEVSQTRLFRGEISCFLVKQGDLSNHTVVAAMAAVAQFPAHVRWMFRHPVSAHVGKMERSQGCYRVTLLHNGWWHTYLVDDYVPASLRGPLFASCAEDPRRLWVQLLEKAYAKSLGSYAATCLADAMEALGDFTGFPVRFLDSMWAAAAQGPRDGAFRSLFRYLELCVRAGCTVLLFSPPPTDEQSSATVDMSRKRSSRIMPVKGAVPQFLPGHIYFLRDVAFYEALDLRMVQLKNPWTWETKNKIHYEKKWRYTTWYDQPDPSLSAIASATTSLHGQVCSRVLASHALSPRACTDLSPEAVALNERKGTMWVEWGEALTAFAGGGVCYTMWDRHRYRVRNAFVEGRPRLALELKARRKVELLVTLSLETVSETLDNFGTVVAARPIPLHGTALSVVHRQANQSAKVVRESCDDIESVTGCRTYVVARDVSIKVVVEPSTSSNGAAVLVVPLLDPSAVSAAAVGAGSGSSSSAASIAAAPEVRFVVSIVSDAVAGDGEDLSVHFVSLRRSCGVFTDSTTAFPLEGASRVTAQYQVCTKAGVATCEGSRISGNETKGM